Proteins found in one Paenibacillus dendritiformis genomic segment:
- a CDS encoding AAA family ATPase: MRLLHLHVNGFGELRDLELDLAEPGKPGGITLLLGPNEAGKSTIAAFLRGMLYGFPKRGGAAVRYEPAEGGVYGGRLAVEDDQGQEWRIERLERNGSVQTVIHRRGADGRLDRMTQSALETELLGGLNGELFRRLFAITLDELHELQALQGDEVGAFLYDTGLGGGRQVAEAERWLQQEADKLYKPRGRSQELAHTLQALDRADRARREGQAQAARLADVEARLAEADAGLEAAASARRSVREALALTERAAHVSETWVRLVAAREALAGLPPLAAWPPDAAARWEANERRLAEAEAALGRAEEQRAAWERRLAALRPQGVLLALAPEARRLARQADAVRHWQETAAETEAEAARLAAELRRLARQTDSGWTPERMLACDASFTQAEQARAAQAEADAVSRAHAQAADAGERAAREADAAEAERREAERALARHTAAGVRGAGFAPTPAQAEEAVRRGQALQDALASRQALAPAPPTGRAGRAARAAGERRSPAAAGAYAFGGGALLLAALLGFAAGQWLAAGAVAAVGLAGTLAWAYTSRSGHAGRVEGPADEGGAAERMAALQAEALRGLLGLLWPGTGGATALPDAAEQQALAQVLADTAEWAREQAQLADRARHAAEAAAAAGRRADALADEAEAALAAERGAAGRWRGWLRERGLPESLSPAGALEHLRRVEQALDMESQRERLLERASRLRRQIGEVEQECARLLQAAWGAAEGDGEAAAAAERPEADETDSADALPNEAEGRRGFSSIGELYRLLERLEAEEKRQQEYERCVQQHEAALEASQAAARDAEDARKRKERLLAEAGVKEEAEFILRMNAEARRQEWERMLQESEAIVYRGGSPEQWAPLEELLTRYDGPELERRAAELQAELERWDARISEGEEQRGRLKEEHERLTAEVEGAAHHHEAAMNEAKLDEQASRYAVLALARTLIQRTRRLYEQEKQPEVLKRAAAHLRAMTEGRYVRVTAPYGTKRLEVERADGRMIDSSLLSRGTAEQLYLAMRFALAEALSHKAALPLILDDILVNYDRRRLGQAVQALHRLSSSHQIVMTTCHPHLAKAFRDEMADVRIVELGPLG, translated from the coding sequence ATGAGACTGCTGCATCTGCATGTGAACGGCTTCGGCGAGCTGCGCGATCTGGAGCTCGATCTGGCCGAGCCGGGGAAGCCCGGCGGCATCACGCTGCTGCTCGGCCCGAATGAGGCAGGGAAAAGCACGATTGCCGCCTTCCTGCGGGGCATGCTGTACGGCTTCCCGAAGCGCGGCGGCGCGGCCGTCCGTTACGAGCCCGCGGAAGGCGGCGTCTACGGCGGGCGGCTCGCCGTGGAGGACGATCAGGGACAGGAATGGCGGATCGAGCGTCTGGAGCGGAACGGCAGCGTGCAGACGGTTATCCACCGCCGGGGGGCGGACGGGCGCCTGGACCGGATGACCCAGTCCGCGCTGGAGACGGAGCTGCTGGGCGGACTGAACGGGGAGTTGTTCCGGCGTCTGTTCGCGATTACGCTGGACGAGCTGCATGAGCTGCAGGCGCTCCAGGGCGACGAGGTCGGCGCCTTCCTGTACGACACCGGCCTTGGGGGCGGCCGTCAGGTCGCCGAGGCCGAACGGTGGCTGCAGCAGGAGGCGGACAAGCTGTATAAGCCGCGCGGCCGCTCGCAGGAGCTGGCGCATACGCTGCAAGCGCTGGACCGCGCGGACCGGGCGCGGCGGGAAGGCCAGGCGCAGGCGGCGCGGCTTGCCGACGTGGAAGCGCGGCTGGCGGAAGCGGACGCCGGGCTTGAAGCGGCTGCCTCCGCGCGCCGCTCCGTCCGCGAGGCGCTGGCCTTGACGGAGCGAGCCGCCCATGTCAGCGAGACGTGGGTGCGTCTCGTCGCGGCGCGCGAAGCGCTGGCGGGGCTGCCGCCGCTCGCGGCTTGGCCGCCCGACGCCGCCGCGCGCTGGGAAGCGAACGAGCGCCGGCTGGCCGAGGCGGAGGCGGCGCTTGGCCGCGCGGAGGAGCAGCGGGCCGCATGGGAACGGCGGCTCGCCGCGCTGCGCCCGCAGGGGGTGCTGCTGGCGCTCGCGCCCGAGGCGCGCCGCCTGGCCCGGCAGGCGGATGCGGTCCGCCACTGGCAGGAGACGGCCGCGGAGACCGAGGCGGAAGCCGCGCGGCTCGCGGCAGAGCTGCGCCGCCTGGCCCGCCAGACGGATTCCGGCTGGACGCCGGAGCGGATGCTTGCCTGCGACGCGAGCTTCACGCAGGCGGAGCAGGCCCGGGCCGCGCAGGCGGAGGCCGACGCCGTCAGCCGGGCGCATGCCCAGGCCGCCGACGCTGGGGAGCGGGCGGCCCGCGAGGCGGACGCGGCGGAGGCCGAACGCCGCGAAGCGGAGCGCGCGCTCGCGCGGCATACGGCGGCCGGCGTGCGCGGCGCCGGCTTCGCGCCGACGCCGGCCCAGGCCGAGGAGGCCGTGCGCCGCGGCCAGGCGCTCCAGGACGCGCTCGCGTCGCGGCAGGCCCTGGCTCCGGCGCCACCGACCGGCCGGGCGGGCCGGGCAGCTCGGGCCGCCGGGGAGCGCCGCAGCCCGGCAGCGGCCGGCGCGTACGCCTTCGGCGGCGGCGCGCTGCTGCTGGCCGCGCTGCTCGGCTTCGCGGCGGGCCAATGGCTGGCCGCGGGAGCGGTGGCGGCCGTCGGCCTTGCCGGGACGCTCGCATGGGCCTATACCAGCCGCAGCGGGCACGCGGGCCGGGTTGAAGGCCCTGCGGATGAGGGCGGCGCGGCCGAGCGGATGGCCGCGCTGCAGGCCGAAGCGCTGCGGGGGCTGCTTGGCCTGCTCTGGCCCGGGACCGGCGGCGCGACGGCGCTGCCTGACGCTGCGGAGCAGCAGGCGCTGGCGCAAGTGCTGGCCGATACGGCCGAGTGGGCGCGCGAGCAGGCGCAGCTGGCCGATCGCGCCCGGCATGCAGCCGAGGCCGCCGCGGCCGCCGGGCGGCGGGCCGATGCCTTGGCGGATGAAGCCGAGGCGGCCCTGGCGGCGGAGAGAGGGGCCGCTGGGCGCTGGCGCGGCTGGCTCCGGGAGCGCGGGCTGCCGGAGTCGCTCAGCCCCGCCGGCGCGCTGGAGCATCTCCGCCGGGTGGAGCAAGCGCTCGATATGGAGAGCCAGCGGGAGCGGCTGCTGGAGCGAGCCTCCCGTCTGCGGCGCCAGATCGGGGAGGTCGAGCAGGAATGCGCCCGGCTGCTGCAGGCCGCCTGGGGAGCTGCCGAAGGAGACGGCGAAGCGGCCGCGGCGGCCGAGCGCCCGGAAGCGGATGAGACGGATTCGGCGGACGCCCTCCCGAACGAAGCGGAGGGACGCCGGGGCTTCTCTTCCATCGGGGAGCTGTATCGGCTGCTGGAACGGCTGGAGGCCGAAGAGAAGCGGCAGCAGGAATACGAGCGCTGCGTGCAGCAGCATGAAGCGGCTCTGGAGGCATCTCAAGCGGCCGCACGGGATGCGGAGGATGCCCGCAAGCGGAAGGAACGGCTGCTGGCGGAAGCGGGCGTGAAGGAGGAAGCGGAGTTCATCCTGCGGATGAATGCCGAGGCCCGCCGGCAGGAATGGGAGCGGATGCTGCAGGAGAGCGAGGCTATCGTGTACCGGGGCGGAAGTCCGGAGCAGTGGGCGCCGCTGGAGGAGCTGCTGACCCGCTATGATGGACCCGAGCTGGAGCGGCGCGCCGCTGAATTGCAAGCGGAGCTGGAGCGGTGGGATGCGCGCATCAGTGAAGGAGAGGAGCAGCGCGGGCGGCTGAAGGAAGAGCATGAGCGGCTGACGGCCGAGGTCGAGGGAGCGGCGCATCATCACGAGGCCGCGATGAACGAAGCGAAGCTCGACGAACAGGCGTCCCGCTATGCGGTGCTGGCGCTGGCCCGAACGCTGATCCAGCGGACAAGGCGGCTCTACGAGCAAGAGAAGCAGCCGGAGGTGCTGAAGCGGGCGGCCGCCCATCTGCGGGCGATGACCGAGGGGCGGTATGTCCGGGTGACGGCGCCGTACGGCACGAAGCGGCTGGAGGTGGAACGGGCGGACGGGCGAATGATCGACAGTTCCCTGCTGAGCCGCGGAACAGCGGAGCAGCTCTATCTGGCCATGCGCTTCGCCTTGGCGGAAGCATTGTCCCATAAAGCGGCCCTTCCTCTGATTCTGGATGACATTCTGGTCAATTATGACCGGAGGAGGCTGGGACAAGCCGTACAGGCGCTGCATCGGCTGTCATCGTCTCATCAGATCGTGATGACGACCTGCCATCCGCATCTCGCGAAGGCGTTCCGGGATGAGATGGCCGATGTGCGCATTGTGGAGCTGGGTCCGCTCGGATAA
- a CDS encoding metallophosphoesterase family protein, whose translation MNAFRFIHAADLHVDSPFRGLKELPASLRSRAVESTFAAWDALVDLAVQEQAAFVVVSGDLYDGKDRSLKAQWRLQRGMERLAAHRIAVYLIHGNHDPLHEGVQWAWPDNVTVFGTGAPGTALARGADGTPLAVIAGMSYGESAVRDNLAARYPSEPEKALAAAEADRLPERARLFRIGMLHGTVDGRPGHDPYAPCSKRELITAGYDYWALGHIHLREVLHASPYIVYPGNTQGRHVKETGAKGAYVVEVDERRHVSLRFEPLDQVRWCDEAVDLADLADMQQVMERLDAALAGLRQQGGSRLVFARLTLVGRTALYRELQRQSLEQQWAAAANEQELERMERSGSTDGVWIAEVRVRCRPDLDPAVWMESESFLGDLVRLTDRGRQDSELRDELLAEALRAFQAQPRLRQWLADQPEEAQADWLQEAMLLSLEALHEGGSAS comes from the coding sequence TTGAATGCGTTTCGCTTCATACATGCGGCAGACCTGCATGTGGACAGCCCGTTCCGTGGCTTGAAGGAGCTGCCGGCTTCGCTGCGCTCGCGCGCCGTCGAATCGACCTTCGCCGCGTGGGACGCGCTCGTGGATCTGGCGGTGCAGGAGCAGGCCGCCTTCGTCGTCGTCAGCGGCGACCTGTATGACGGCAAGGATCGGTCGCTCAAGGCCCAGTGGCGTCTCCAGCGGGGAATGGAACGGCTGGCGGCGCACCGGATTGCGGTCTATCTGATACACGGCAATCACGATCCGCTGCACGAAGGCGTGCAGTGGGCGTGGCCGGACAATGTGACCGTGTTCGGCACCGGCGCGCCCGGCACGGCCTTGGCCCGGGGCGCCGATGGGACGCCGCTCGCGGTGATCGCCGGGATGTCTTACGGCGAGTCCGCAGTAAGGGATAATCTGGCCGCGCGCTATCCGTCCGAGCCGGAGAAGGCGCTGGCCGCTGCAGAGGCGGACCGCCTGCCGGAGCGGGCCCGCTTGTTCCGGATCGGCATGCTGCATGGGACGGTCGACGGACGGCCTGGCCATGATCCGTATGCGCCCTGCTCCAAGCGGGAGCTTATTACTGCCGGGTATGATTATTGGGCGCTCGGCCATATTCATCTGCGTGAGGTGCTTCATGCCTCTCCATACATCGTCTATCCCGGCAATACGCAGGGACGGCATGTCAAGGAGACCGGGGCGAAGGGCGCTTACGTCGTCGAGGTCGACGAGCGGCGTCACGTGTCGCTGCGCTTCGAGCCGCTCGATCAGGTCCGCTGGTGCGATGAGGCCGTCGATCTCGCGGATCTTGCCGATATGCAGCAGGTGATGGAACGGTTGGACGCGGCGCTGGCCGGGTTGCGCCAGCAGGGCGGCAGCCGCCTCGTCTTCGCGCGCCTGACGCTCGTCGGGCGCACGGCGCTCTATCGCGAACTGCAGCGCCAATCGCTGGAGCAGCAGTGGGCGGCCGCGGCCAACGAGCAGGAGCTGGAACGGATGGAGCGTTCCGGTTCGACGGACGGGGTATGGATCGCCGAGGTACGCGTGCGGTGCCGCCCTGATCTGGACCCTGCTGTCTGGATGGAGTCGGAGAGCTTCCTCGGCGATCTGGTCCGGCTGACGGATCGGGGCAGGCAGGACAGCGAACTGCGGGACGAGCTGCTGGCTGAAGCGCTTCGCGCCTTCCAGGCGCAGCCCCGGCTTCGCCAATGGCTGGCCGATCAACCGGAGGAGGCGCAGGCGGATTGGCTGCAGGAAGCGATGCTGCTGTCTCTTGAAGCGCTGCATGAAGGAGGGAGCGCGTCATGA
- a CDS encoding sensor domain-containing diguanylate cyclase has product MNRLFIPEFSGSTAVAVTSACMMYILFIMLLMTVRLYSRQRSGAYILFIAALLLIAFERTLDLTDYEWFPGWFDQYGIGRTALQAFSFLLMNLAVLRLYKRSNRRMRVYALAALLLLAGAIALSLILAEQYGMSAKPTWPLIVYHMTFTVFCYFWIGPRAGQRVKYAFTLLVNFLMNLSSGVNSIYFSGMNTLLFYLEHALPLVYFTLMFFILFERVVEHLQRTYRSSITDGLTQLYNRRYLFKAMQSYAQKDAAVSLIFCDIDNFKNLNDTQGHDKADDELKLVSAIIREEVEEAGIPGRFGGEELVALIVDPHARVEQLAENIRRRVESETSVTVSVGHSTLRSGMTPEELVREADQAMYHSKTTGKNRVTDYETIGSPRRRKRASAGGR; this is encoded by the coding sequence ATGAATCGGCTTTTTATCCCAGAGTTCTCCGGCAGCACCGCCGTCGCGGTGACGTCGGCGTGTATGATGTATATTTTATTCATTATGCTTTTGATGACCGTTCGCCTCTATTCCAGGCAGCGTTCCGGAGCCTATATTCTATTCATCGCGGCCCTGCTTCTCATCGCGTTCGAGCGGACGTTGGACCTTACCGATTATGAATGGTTTCCCGGATGGTTCGACCAGTATGGCATAGGAAGAACGGCTCTGCAAGCGTTTTCTTTTTTGCTGATGAATCTGGCGGTGCTGCGGCTGTACAAGCGCAGCAACCGGAGAATGCGGGTGTACGCGCTGGCCGCTCTGCTGCTGCTGGCGGGCGCCATCGCCCTATCCCTCATCCTGGCGGAGCAGTACGGAATGTCTGCCAAGCCGACATGGCCGCTCATAGTCTATCATATGACGTTCACCGTATTCTGCTATTTCTGGATTGGCCCGCGTGCGGGACAGCGGGTGAAATATGCGTTCACCCTGCTCGTCAATTTTTTGATGAACTTGTCGTCCGGCGTCAACTCGATCTATTTCAGCGGAATGAACACGCTCCTGTTCTACCTGGAGCACGCGCTTCCGCTCGTTTATTTCACGCTCATGTTCTTCATTCTGTTCGAGCGCGTGGTCGAGCATCTTCAGCGGACATACCGATCCTCGATTACCGACGGACTGACCCAGCTGTACAATCGCCGCTATCTCTTCAAGGCGATGCAGAGCTATGCCCAGAAGGATGCCGCCGTCTCGCTTATTTTCTGCGACATCGACAATTTCAAGAACTTGAACGATACGCAGGGGCATGACAAGGCGGATGATGAGCTGAAGCTGGTCTCCGCGATCATTCGGGAGGAAGTCGAGGAAGCCGGCATTCCAGGGCGCTTCGGAGGCGAGGAACTGGTGGCGCTGATTGTCGATCCCCATGCCCGCGTGGAGCAGCTGGCCGAGAATATCCGCCGGAGAGTGGAGTCGGAGACCAGCGTTACCGTCAGCGTCGGCCACAGCACGCTGCGCAGCGGGATGACTCCCGAGGAGCTGGTAAGAGAAGCGGATCAGGCGATGTACCACTCGAAGACGACAGGCAAGAATAGAGTGACCGATTACGAGACCATCGGCAGCCCCCGCCGGCGCAAGCGCGCTTCCGCGGGCGGCCGCTGA
- a CDS encoding YjcZ family sporulation protein, protein MGAGFGHFTSTGVILVLFILLVIVSKAFIY, encoded by the coding sequence ATGGGTGCAGGATTTGGGCATTTCACATCGACAGGCGTCATTCTCGTATTGTTCATTTTGCTGGTCATCGTATCGAAAGCGTTCATCTACTAA
- a CDS encoding ABC transporter permease, whose translation MSYFFSLVQNEWMKTNSKRQAPYYYIFLALMAVLLGVVTRFFVFKDGAMPYLGFADTFVFIARPLTTIFIIIVAAQTITDEFKDGTIKQLLIRPASRALVLASKWVNALLVLFAAYMIILLLGLGVGAALFNLSAEDASLMDSVVALFLGYSDAAFQLTLAFMIAVLTRSLGLSIALPIIFQMLAGTVAMMLHEKVWYKWLVFPHLNWGPYFGEGQLPYEGATLGFSLMMYAIYFAILLAISFFVFQKRDVQ comes from the coding sequence ATGAGTTACTTTTTCTCGCTCGTCCAGAATGAATGGATGAAGACGAACAGCAAGCGGCAAGCTCCGTATTATTATATTTTTCTCGCGTTGATGGCGGTGCTGCTCGGCGTTGTCACCCGGTTTTTCGTGTTCAAGGACGGCGCCATGCCTTATTTGGGATTTGCCGATACGTTCGTGTTCATCGCCCGGCCGCTGACCACGATCTTCATCATTATCGTCGCGGCGCAGACGATTACGGACGAATTCAAGGACGGCACGATCAAGCAACTGTTAATCCGGCCGGCGAGCCGCGCGCTTGTCCTGGCCTCGAAATGGGTGAATGCGCTCCTCGTGCTGTTCGCGGCCTATATGATTATTTTACTGCTTGGATTGGGTGTCGGCGCAGCGCTGTTCAATCTGTCCGCAGAGGACGCTTCCTTGATGGATTCGGTCGTGGCGCTCTTCCTTGGTTATTCGGATGCGGCCTTTCAACTGACGCTGGCATTCATGATTGCGGTGCTGACCCGGAGTCTGGGATTATCCATCGCGCTGCCGATCATTTTCCAGATGCTCGCCGGAACCGTCGCGATGATGCTGCATGAGAAGGTATGGTATAAATGGCTGGTGTTCCCGCATTTGAACTGGGGGCCTTATTTCGGAGAAGGCCAATTGCCATATGAAGGGGCGACGTTAGGCTTCAGCCTTATGATGTACGCGATATATTTTGCCATTCTGCTCGCCATCTCGTTCTTCGTCTTCCAGAAGCGCGATGTGCAGTGA
- a CDS encoding RsmB/NOP family class I SAM-dependent RNA methyltransferase has translation MSLSLPDELPLAYQEQMKRQFEADGEPFAPFLDSYKEPRTYGLRIQPGKWSRHETARRNAAALFGLEPVPWCPEGYYYEESARPGKHPYHHAGLYYIQEPSAMSAAELLDPQPGEFVLDLAAAPGGKATQIAGRMRGEGLLIANEIHPQRAKILAENMERMGIVNCIVTQSDPHALAERFPYSFDRIMLDAPCSGEGMFRKDPEAVKEWSPEHVEACALRQRDIIRAAVRMLRPGGSLVYSTCTFNRQENENIIAHWLEAYPEFELVRMERLWPHRHRGEGHFVALLKKSLSAPGAADGTACAPSGRRGGRKGTGSAGANAAAAAFRQYAEWAREHLPGLELPPGRPLLFGDELYYVPDAHPAARALLDDASVFAGLRLPRPGLHLAHMRKNRIEPAHALAMACAAADQAALCCDMAADDPRIAAYLRGEPIALNPELGAAKGWTLVAVDGLPIGWGKASDGMIKNHLPKGLRALS, from the coding sequence ATGTCACTATCACTGCCTGATGAATTGCCTCTGGCTTATCAAGAACAGATGAAGCGCCAATTCGAAGCGGACGGCGAGCCGTTCGCCCCCTTCCTCGACAGCTACAAAGAGCCCCGGACCTACGGCCTGCGCATTCAGCCCGGGAAGTGGAGCCGGCATGAGACGGCCCGCCGGAACGCGGCCGCCCTCTTCGGTCTGGAGCCCGTCCCTTGGTGTCCGGAAGGATATTACTATGAAGAATCGGCCCGGCCCGGGAAGCATCCCTACCATCATGCCGGATTGTATTACATTCAGGAGCCTTCCGCCATGTCTGCCGCCGAGCTCCTCGATCCGCAGCCGGGCGAGTTCGTGCTGGATCTGGCCGCGGCTCCGGGAGGGAAGGCGACGCAGATTGCCGGGAGGATGAGGGGCGAAGGACTGCTTATCGCCAACGAGATCCACCCGCAGCGAGCCAAAATACTGGCCGAAAATATGGAACGGATGGGCATCGTCAACTGCATCGTCACCCAGTCGGATCCGCATGCATTAGCCGAACGGTTCCCGTACAGCTTCGACCGCATTATGCTGGATGCGCCCTGCTCCGGCGAAGGGATGTTCCGCAAAGATCCGGAAGCGGTCAAGGAATGGTCACCCGAGCATGTGGAGGCATGCGCGCTCCGTCAGAGAGATATTATCCGGGCGGCTGTCCGGATGCTTCGGCCGGGAGGAAGCCTCGTCTATTCGACCTGCACCTTCAATCGTCAGGAAAACGAGAACATCATCGCTCATTGGCTGGAGGCGTATCCCGAATTCGAGCTGGTGCGCATGGAACGTCTGTGGCCGCACCGCCATCGGGGCGAAGGGCATTTCGTCGCGCTGTTGAAGAAATCCCTCTCCGCGCCAGGCGCGGCGGACGGAACGGCCTGTGCGCCATCCGGCCGGCGCGGCGGGCGCAAGGGCACAGGCTCTGCCGGAGCGAATGCGGCGGCGGCCGCGTTCCGGCAGTACGCCGAATGGGCCCGCGAGCATCTGCCCGGCCTGGAGCTTCCGCCAGGGAGGCCGCTGCTGTTCGGGGACGAGCTGTACTACGTTCCCGATGCTCATCCTGCGGCGCGGGCGCTGCTGGATGACGCTTCCGTATTCGCCGGGTTGCGCCTGCCCCGTCCCGGGCTTCATCTCGCCCATATGCGCAAGAACCGCATCGAACCGGCCCATGCGCTCGCGATGGCCTGCGCCGCCGCGGACCAGGCCGCGCTCTGCTGCGACATGGCGGCGGACGATCCGCGCATTGCCGCTTATCTGCGCGGCGAACCGATCGCGCTGAACCCGGAACTTGGCGCCGCCAAGGGCTGGACCCTCGTCGCCGTCGACGGCCTGCCGATCGGCTGGGGCAAAGCGTCCGACGGCATGATCAAAAACCATCTTCCCAAAGGCCTCCGCGCGCTCAGTTAA
- a CDS encoding ABC transporter ATP-binding protein translates to MQATDDTVVELEGVTKKIRGKTIIDNLSFRVRRGEVYGFLGPNGAGKTTTIRMIVGLMSMTSGRIRIEGHDIRTDRAKAMTHVGAVVENPELYKFMSGRKNLLHFARLSGKSISEERIEEIVRLVELENAIDKKVKNYSLGMRQRLGIAQALLHDPSILILDEPTNGLDPAGIRQLRDYLRRLAREEKISILVSSHLLSEIELMCDRVVIIQNGKFVGERELNPSADVAEARPATIYLEVDRAEEALQALAAADWQAARDEARSGITVNVMRNEIPKVVEKLVHAGIAIYEVRTSAPTLEDTFLTMTKGGRIE, encoded by the coding sequence ATGCAAGCCACCGATGATACCGTTGTAGAATTGGAAGGCGTGACGAAGAAAATTCGGGGGAAAACGATTATCGATAATTTGTCGTTCCGCGTGCGGCGCGGGGAAGTCTATGGCTTCCTCGGTCCGAACGGCGCAGGCAAGACGACAACGATCCGCATGATCGTCGGGCTGATGTCCATGACCTCGGGACGAATCCGGATTGAGGGCCATGACATTCGGACCGACCGGGCCAAAGCGATGACCCATGTCGGGGCGGTCGTCGAAAATCCGGAGCTGTACAAATTTATGAGCGGACGAAAAAATCTGCTTCATTTCGCCCGCTTGAGCGGCAAATCGATCAGCGAGGAGCGGATCGAGGAAATCGTGCGGCTCGTCGAGCTCGAAAATGCGATAGACAAAAAGGTGAAGAACTACTCGCTGGGGATGCGGCAGCGGCTCGGCATCGCGCAGGCCCTGCTTCACGATCCTTCGATTCTGATCTTGGACGAGCCGACGAACGGGCTCGATCCGGCCGGCATCCGGCAGCTGCGCGACTATTTGCGCCGCCTGGCGCGGGAGGAGAAAATCTCGATTCTCGTATCGAGCCATCTTCTCTCGGAGATCGAATTGATGTGCGATCGGGTCGTCATCATCCAGAACGGCAAATTCGTAGGGGAACGGGAGCTGAATCCGTCCGCGGACGTGGCGGAAGCGCGGCCGGCCACGATCTATCTGGAGGTGGACCGGGCCGAGGAAGCGCTGCAGGCGCTCGCTGCGGCCGACTGGCAAGCGGCCCGGGACGAAGCGCGTTCCGGCATAACGGTGAACGTGATGCGGAACGAGATTCCGAAGGTCGTCGAGAAGCTGGTCCATGCGGGCATCGCGATCTATGAGGTCCGGACCTCGGCGCCGACGCTGGAAGATACCTTCCTGACGATGACGAAAGGAGGCCGGATCGAATGA
- a CDS encoding glycosyltransferase family 4 protein, whose amino-acid sequence MKILQALFFPPEQPGGVSSMVPYIQDRFQLPRWEMELFSLPKRLRGKGQEEIAFATFDWTAYGDSPIVDKYIQTIRDYIWWTRRRITSSYDLIHAHHPIAGWVMKRLFPETPVILTVHSSYERELLLNGKIEPDGPEFRFLTSLYGELEAHVDLMMTVSNSFRHDLAPYVARPERIEVLPNGFDEKRFRPIAHENEVPQLIVVCRLVPAKGLDVLLRACAELKRRGRPYVLHIIGDGPIREDLERLAQELGIYDETIFYGYMLHPEEFMPFSDIFVLPSRAEAFGSVFAEAALCGLALVGTNVGGIAEQITDGVNGLLVPVDEPEALAAALDRVMTDPAFRYELSRTAWTKAKQDYSLSGVVNDLKRIYLRFRVKD is encoded by the coding sequence ATGAAAATATTGCAGGCGTTGTTTTTCCCGCCGGAACAGCCGGGAGGCGTGTCCTCCATGGTTCCATATATACAAGACCGGTTCCAGCTCCCCCGATGGGAGATGGAGCTGTTCTCGCTGCCCAAGCGGCTGCGGGGCAAAGGGCAGGAGGAGATCGCGTTCGCGACCTTCGACTGGACCGCATACGGCGATTCTCCGATCGTAGACAAATATATTCAGACGATCCGCGATTACATATGGTGGACGAGACGGCGAATCACCTCCTCTTATGATCTCATCCATGCCCATCATCCGATTGCCGGCTGGGTGATGAAGCGGCTCTTCCCCGAGACGCCAGTCATTCTGACGGTTCATTCCAGCTATGAGCGGGAGCTGCTTCTGAACGGCAAAATCGAGCCGGACGGACCGGAGTTCCGCTTCCTGACCTCTCTGTACGGGGAACTGGAAGCGCATGTCGATCTGATGATGACGGTATCGAATTCGTTCCGGCATGACCTGGCGCCCTACGTCGCGCGTCCGGAGCGGATCGAGGTGCTGCCGAACGGCTTCGACGAGAAGCGGTTCCGGCCGATTGCCCATGAGAATGAAGTGCCCCAGCTCATTGTCGTATGCCGGCTTGTCCCGGCGAAGGGGCTCGACGTGCTCCTACGGGCTTGCGCCGAGCTGAAGCGGCGCGGCCGTCCTTATGTGCTCCACATTATCGGCGACGGTCCGATCCGCGAGGATCTGGAGCGGCTCGCTCAGGAGCTGGGCATCTATGACGAGACGATATTTTATGGTTATATGCTCCATCCGGAGGAGTTCATGCCGTTCTCGGACATCTTCGTGCTGCCATCCCGCGCGGAGGCGTTCGGCTCGGTGTTCGCGGAGGCGGCGCTGTGCGGGCTCGCCCTGGTGGGAACGAATGTCGGCGGCATCGCCGAGCAGATCACCGACGGGGTGAACGGACTGCTCGTGCCCGTCGACGAGCCGGAGGCCCTCGCCGCGGCGCTGGATCGGGTCATGACGGACCCGGCGTTCCGCTATGAGCTGTCACGGACGGCCTGGACAAAGGCGAAGCAGGATTACTCGCTGAGCGGCGTCGTGAACGATCTGAAGCGGATCTATCTCCGCTTCCGCGTCAAGGATTGA